The Alysiella filiformis sequence CGCATTGAAAGCGAACACGACCCACGCATTGCCAAATTGCACGGCAAAGCCGACCGCGTGTTGGTGGACGCGCCCTGTTCGGGTTTGGGGACGTTGCGCCGCAATCCCGATTTGAAATACCGCCAATCGCCTGAAACCATTGACAATTTGTTGCGCCAACAGCAAAGCATTTTACAGGCAGCCAGCGCATTGGTACGCGAAGGCGGACGTTTGGTGTACGCCACGTGCAGCGTTTTGCCCGAAGAAAACGAAATGCAAATTGCCGAATTTTTGGATAAAAATCCGCAATTTGAATTGCTGGATTGTGGCGAAATTTTGGCAGCGCAAAAAGTGGATTTGAACACGGGCAAATTTTTGCAAATGGACACGGCACAACACAATACGGACGGTTTTTTTGCAGCCGTTTTGCAGCGCAAATGAATTTCAGGCCGCCTGAAACATCAATCCATTTTAGGCAGAATATTTTGAATAACCAACAATCTGGCTCTCTCTCCCTATGGGAGAGAGTTGGAGAGAGGGTTTGTTGGGCGAAGAACCCTCTCCCCAGTCCTCTCTCTCCATAGGGAGAGGGAGTGCAGTGGGGTGGCAAGTCATTTCAGGCAGCCTGAAACAATATTTTTCAAATAAAAACAAGGAAAAATCAAAATGATGATTAAAATCAACGAAATTGAAGTTGCCAACGAAAAGCCCTTCGTTTTGTTTGGCGGCATCAATGTGTTGGAAGATTTGGACAGCACCCTACACGCTGCCGAACATTATGTGCGCGTTACCGAAAAATTGGGCATTCCCCTTGTTTTCAAAGCGTCTTTTGACAAGGCAAACCGTTCATCGGTGCATTCCTATCGCGGCGTGGGTTTGGACGAGGGCATGAAGATTTTTGCGCGTGTGAAACAAGCATTCGGCTGCCCCGTGATTACCGATGTACACGAACCTTACCAATGCGCCCCCGTTGCCGAAGTGGTGGACGTGTTGCAACTGCCTGCATTTTTGGCGCGACAAACCGATTTGGTGGCAGCCATGGCGGCAACAGGTCGCATCATCAACGTGAAAAAACCGCAATTTTTAAGCCCCAGCCAAATGAAAAACATCGTGGAAAAATTTGCCGAAGCAGGCAACAAAAACGTGATTTTATGCGAACGCGGCACGCAATTTGGTTACGACAATTTGGTGGTGGACATGCTCGGCTTTGGCGTGATGAAAAAAACCTGTGCCAATGCCCCTGTGATTTTTGACGCCACCCACGCCTTGCAACAGCGCGAAAGCGGTTCGGCGGCATCGGGCGGTCGGCGCAGTCAGGTGTTGGATTTGGCTTTGGCAGGCATGGCAACGCGCTTGGCAGGCTTGTTTTTGGAAAGCCACCCCAATCCAGACCAAGCCAAATGCGATGGCGCAAGTGCTTTGCCTTTGCATTTGTTGGAAGATTTCTTAA is a genomic window containing:
- the kdsA gene encoding 3-deoxy-8-phosphooctulonate synthase encodes the protein MMIKINEIEVANEKPFVLFGGINVLEDLDSTLHAAEHYVRVTEKLGIPLVFKASFDKANRSSVHSYRGVGLDEGMKIFARVKQAFGCPVITDVHEPYQCAPVAEVVDVLQLPAFLARQTDLVAAMAATGRIINVKKPQFLSPSQMKNIVEKFAEAGNKNVILCERGTQFGYDNLVVDMLGFGVMKKTCANAPVIFDATHALQQRESGSAASGGRRSQVLDLALAGMATRLAGLFLESHPNPDQAKCDGASALPLHLLEDFLIRVKAIDDTVKSHAPLQID